DNA sequence from the Chitinophaga flava genome:
TTCACTGGATAAAAATGATCATGCTGCCATTACCGGAGACAACGGTGCCGGCAAATCCACCCTGCTGCGGATTTTAGCCGGGCAGCTGTTGCCTCAGCGTGGCACAGTGACCGCGCATGCACCACTATATTATGTACCACAACATTTCGGGCAGTTTAATGACCGTACAGTAGCACAGGTACTGGGCATCGATGCCAAAATACATGCGCTGAACGCCATCCTCGAAGGCGACACACAGGAACAACATTTTGAAGCGCTGGAAGATGACTGGGATATCATCGCCCGCTGCGAACAGGTATTTGACAGATGGGGTATTGCCTATATCCCACTCACCGCCTCTTTTTCCCAGCTCAGTGGTGGCGAAAAAACCCGGGTGTTCCTGTCTGGCAGCGACCTCTCCGCCCCTGCCACCATACTGCTCGACGAGCCCACCAATCACCTCGATAAAACTGCCAGAGCCCAGCTGTACGACTGGGTACAACGCAGCAACAAAGCATTGCTGATCGTGAGCCACGACCGGCAGCTGCTGGAGCTGTGTAATCCCATCTGGGAGCTCTCCGACAGCCGGTTGCAGATATATGGTGGCAACTATACTTTTTATGAGCAGAAAAAAGCAGAAGAGACGGCCGCACTGCAGCAGCAGATTGCCCATGCAGAGAAAACAGTAAGGGAAGCCCGCCAGCAACAGCAGCAGGCTATGGAAAGGCAGCAACGGGAAAATGCCCGCTCACAAAAGAGCCGTAAAGATGGGGGCATACCAAAAATTCTGATGAACGGCCGCAGAGACCAGGCCGCCCGCACCACTGCAAGAATACAGGATGTTCATGCTGAAAAAGTAGCCGGACTCCAGGCTGCACTGGACTCCGCCAGCGCCGGCGAGCAGGTGGCCCGCATCATGAAAGGCCATTTCTCCACACCACCAGGACATAAAGGCAAAATACTGGTACAGGCAGAACAACTGCAGTTCGCCTATACCGACAACAGTCCCTTATGGCCCAAGCCACTGGACATCCTCGTCAAAAGCGGCGACCGGCTGGCCATCGCCGGCCACAACGGCAGCGGCAAATCAACTCTGATACGGCTAATCACAGGCCAGCTGCCCGCCCAACAGGGAAGGCTATACGTAGCACCATTCCGCAGCCTCGTACTTGACCAGGACTACAGCACCATTGACCGCAACAAAACCGTGTGGCAACAGGCTGCTGACAACAACGAAATACAACTGGATGAAGGGAGGCTGAACACGGTACTGGTGAGGTTTCTGTTTGACCGCGACAGCTGGGATAAGCCCTGCAGTACCCTCAGCGGCGGAGAAACACTACGGCTGGCATTATGTTGCATGACCCTCAACAGCCATGCTCCCGATATGATTATTCTTGACGAGCCTACCAACAACCTGGACCTGACCAACATCCGGATGCTGACACAGATATTCGCTGCGTACCAGGGCACCCTGATCGTAGTATCACACGATGCCCGCTTCCTGGAAGAAACGGGCGTAACAGAAACCTTATATCTGACTGATTAGTTGCCCAGTGTTTTGAGCGCCAGGTAGGCCATCAGGCCGGACCCGGTTTCAAGTGCATGCTCGTCTGCATCAAAAGTGGCAGTATGCAGACCGGAAATAATACCTCTCGACTCATTACGGACACCTAGCCGGTAGAAGCAGGCATCTGCAGCATGGGTATAATAAGCAAAATCTTCTGCTGCCATCCAGATGTCCAGGTCTACTACATTATCTGCGCCCAGGTACGCTGCTGCATGGGCGCGGGTAATGTCGGTCAGTTTTTCATTATTGACCAGCACGGGATAACCCTGATGTATTTCAATATGGCAATGTCCTTCCATGCCTTCGGCAATGGAGATGGCCATTTTGCGGATCTTCTCATGTGCTTCGCGGCGCCAGGTTTCGTCCAGCGAGCGGAAAGTACCTTCCAGCCTTACCTCGTCGGGGATCACATTGGTGGCGCCGTTGGCTATCATCTTCCCGAAAGAAAGTACAGAAGGCAACATAACGTTGGCCCTTCTGCTTACAATCTGTTGCAGCCCGATCACAATATGACAGGCTATCACCACCGGATCGATGCCCAGATGAGGCATCGCACCATGTCCGCCTTTGCCTTTGACTGTGATAAATATTTCATCGTTGCTCGCCATATAACGACCACCTCTGAAACCCACTTTACCTACCGGCAGCTCCGGCATGGTATGCTGTCCCAGGATATTCTGCGGACGCGGGTTTTCGAGCACCCCTTCTTTGATCATCATACTGGCGCCGCCAGGAATCAGTTCCTCTGCCGGTTGAAAAATAAATTTCACCGTACCGGAGAAATCATCTTTCATTTTGCTGAGAATATTGGCGGTAGCCAGCAGCGAAGAAGTGTGCACATCATGACCGCAAGCATGCATCACACCATCATGCATGGACTTATAGGGCACATCATTCAGTTCCCTGATCGGCAAGGCATCAATATCTGCCCGTAGAGCGATTACCTTTCCATCGCCTGGTTTGTTGCCGCTGAGCAACGCCACCAGTCCGGTATTGGCCATCGGCTCAAAAGGAATATTGAGCTCTTTCAGTTTACCGGCAATAAATGCGGCCGTATTTATTTCCTTGTATGACAGCTCGGGGTGCGCATGCAGATAGCGGCGGTTGGCCACTGCTTCTTCCTGAATACTGTTTGCCAGTTGGCGGATTTTTTCTTTAAGCATGGGTGACAATGTTTGTTTCCTTTGCCAGAAAAGCTTTTACAAAATTGTCGTCGGTTAACTGCGGCCAGGCAGCCACTACCCGATCAATTTCTTCCAGCTGTCCGGGGGATAAAGTTTCTGCTTCATCCAGGCACCAGATACCTTCCATCAGCCCCTGCCGCCGTAATACCTCATGGATGCCCGCAATGGAGCCTTTAAACGCATTAGACGGATCAAAAAGGGCCGCATTCATATCTGTGACAGCGATACCTTGCTGTAACAGTTCTCCTGCTCCTGAATAATCCTCAAGTATACACCTTTTTATCCTTTCAAAGAGCGGTATTACCTGACTGGTCCATACAGACCAATGTCCAAGCAGACCACCGGCGAATCGTTTGATTACCTCCCGGCCGTTGACAGTAAAGCGATACGTCGTCAACAGGTCCGCCACAATATTATCATCATTGCCGGTATACAATGCAATGTCTTCGCAGCGCGATGAATGACAGACTGCCCTCATCACATCAAGTGTCTGGTAACGGTTAAAAGGCGCCGTTTTGATAGCCTTCACTCCGGGGATTTCCACCAGCTGTTCCCAGAAGCGATAACTCAGAATACGGCCGCCCACAGAGGGTTGCAGATAAAAACCAAATACCGGTATGATCTCAGAAACCGTACGCACATGTGCAATCAGTTCTCCTTCCGAAAGATGATTAAGCCCACCCAGACTTAACAGCCCCATATGATAACCATATTTTAAAGCGATCCTGGCCTCATCTGCCGCCTGGGCTGTAGGCCCGCAGAGGCCTGCCACCCGGATAAAAGGACGGGTAAGCTGTGCCACTTCTATCTCTTCTGCCGCCAGCCGCAGCACCGTTTCGTATAACCCTACCCGTGGGTCACGGATAACAAACTGGGTAGTATGTACACCTACCGCTACGCCACCGGCGCCACTAGCCATATAATAACGGGTTAGGCGGCGTTGACGGTATTCGTCCAGCTGCCGGTGCTGGTTTAAAGCCAGCGGGTGCGCTGGGATTACAGTGCCACTATATAATAAATCAGGAATCATTTTCATTTTTTTATTTTTTCATTGATGTTAGAACTGTCCTTCCCTTTCCTGGAAATGAGTTGCCTTGGAGATAGTACGGCCGCCCTGTTCCATCCAGGCCGCAGTAAGCCCTATCATTTCCTTCAGCGATACTTTGGGATAACCAAACAAACGGAAACTTTCTGCAGCATTACTTAACAAGGCAGTGGCTTCTTCTTCATGCAGAAATACCGGTGCTTTTCCGAAGATCTTACCAAACTCTCCGGCGATCCAGCGTACCGGCGCTGTTTCAGGCCCGGTGATATTCAGCAGTTTGGCTGGCACGGCACAATGTGTAAAACTACGCAGCGCCATTTCATTGGCATCGCCCTGCCAGATAACATTCACATGCCCCATGCGCAAATCGATGGGTTTACCATCGCGTACGGACTTAGCGATTTCGAGCAGTACGCCGTATTGCAGATCGTTGGCATAATTGAGCCGGTATACCAGCAACGGCGTATTGTATTTTCCGGAGAAATGCTGAAACACTCTTTCCCTTCCCAGACAAGACTGTCCGTATTCTCCTACCGGAGCGGGCGCCATCGATTCATCTGCGCCACCAGCCAGCACCGGTGTCAGCGGATATACGTTACCGGTAGAGTACACCACAATCCGGGAGTTACGGTATTTTTCCGCCACTCTTCCCGGCAGATAGGTATTCATAGCCCAGGTGAAGGCTTCTTTGCCGGTGGTACCGAATTTAGTACCGGCGAGGTATAATACATTTTTTACGTCCGGTAGTGCAGCCAGATCTTCTTCATTCATCAGATCAGCGGCGATGGTTTCGATACCATCTTGTTCCAGCTGTTCCTTTAAACCTGGCTCTGTAAGCCTGGATACGCCTATCACCTTGCGGGGCACACCGGATTTGTCAATTGCCTGTTTGGCCAGTTTAGCCAGACTAGGGCCTATTTTACCGCCCACACCCAGGATAAGGATATCTCCTTCCAGTGCCGCCATTTCCGCCACCAGCGCAGCTGACGGCTGCAGCAGTGTTTCCACTGCCGCCTGTATATTTTCGCTCATATTGTTTTTATTTTATGTTGAAAGATGATAAACTGATTTGTTGCGCGCTGTCGCTGTCCAGAAACAGTATGGCTGCCGGATGCCTGCGCAGCGCGGTAGATGGATATTGTTCCTGTATAGCGCCATGGACTGTATGTTTTACGGCAGCAGCTTTATTTTTGCCAGGTACCATACAATAGATATAACGGCCACGCATCAACGCAGGAACCGTAAGCGTGAGGGCATAACGTGGTACGAGCGTGATGTTGGAGAAACAGCCGTCGTTGACCTGTTGCTGGCGGCAAGCCTCATCAAGGTCCACCACCTTTACCAAAGCCGGATCGTTGAAATCCGCTACATGCGGATCGTTGAAGGCGATGTGTGTATTTTCGCCGATGCCCATGTTCACGATATCGGGAGGATACGCTTGCAATAAAGCAGCATAGCGACTGCATTCCGAAGCCGTATCCACAGCATTGCCATCGAGATAAAACACTTCCCGGAAAGGGAGCCTGGAAAAAATACGTTCCTTCAGGAAGTTGCCGAAGCCCTGTGGAGCATCGGCCGCCAGACCTACGTATTCATCCATATGAAAAGCGTTCACTCTCTCCCATTCGATTCCCGGCTGCAATATCAACGCTTCCAGGAACTCCTGCTGGGAAGGCGCGGCAGCAAAGATGATGTTGACAAAAGGCTGTTCTTTCAGCAGCTGCCAGATCCTGGTGGCGACCTTGTCTGCAGCAACAACGCCCATGACTATACGGGAAGGATGTATCTGTACCTCTAATGTATCTGTCTTAAATGATCGCATGACTAAGAAATTTCTTTTACAACGTTGTCTCTTTACCGTACATCTGTTCTCCTTCTATAAAAACGGTACTTACCTGTATCTGTTCATCAAAAAAAACAATATCAGCATCTTTACCTGCTACCAGAGATCCTTTCCTGTCATCTATACCAGCAATAGACGCCGGTGTGGCCGTGATCATCTGTATGGCCTCCTGCAAGGGCACTTCGGCCAGTTGCACCATGGTACGCACCAGTCTGTCCGCTGTGGCCACACTGCCGGCAAATGAAGTACGGTCCGGCAGTTTAGCTACTCCATCTTCCACCAACACCTTTATACCATTATGCAATCCCCCTAAAACGCTCTCCCCTGGCGGCATTCCCGCGGCACGCATGGCATCGGTGATCAGCGCCGTTTTACCTGGTCCTTTGATCTTATACACCAGCTTTAATAAAGGAGCCGGCAGGTGAATCCCATCAGCGATGATCTCTACTGTCATATTATCAATCAGGAAAGCTGCTTCTACCACACCGGCATAACGAAAGGCGTTGCGGCGTGTGACACTGGACATGGCAGAATACAAATGGGTAATATGCGTATAGCCGTTCTCGTAAGCTTCCAGCATTTCTTCATAAATAGCATCAGTATGCGCGGCGGCGGCGAGTATACCGCGGGAACGGAGATAACGGCCAAAAGGTAATGCTCCCGGCAGCTCCGGGGCAGCACTCCAGCGTACCACTGCATCTGATGCGGCCAGCACTTCCATATATTCGGCTTCTTCCGGATTACGGATATAACGCGGGTCCTGTGCTCCCCGCTGGCTCATGGCTACATAAGGACCTTCCAGGTGAAGCCCGGCAAAACGGGCGCCGGTAGTATTCTGTGCATGTGCGGCTTCATATATTTCGAGCGCCTTGAGTAAACTGGCCCTGTCACTACTCAGTGTAGTAGGCACCATCGTAGTGGTACCATATTCCAGATGTTTCTCCGCTACTTTAAGAAAAGCTTCCACCGTACCATCCATAAAATCATAACCACCGCCACCATGGATATGCAGATCTATAAACCCCGGAGACACATACTGTCCACCTGCATCTATCACCGTCGCATCAGGCATTTCCACATCCCGTTCACTCACCGCCAGAATACGCCTGCCTTCTGTAATCAGCGTACCATTACGTATGATCCGGTAAGGTGTGATAATATGGCCATTGACAATCTTATACTTTCTCTGTTCCATGCAACTGTTTTTCCGGTTGAATTTTTATAGAACTGGTCCACTGTCTGATACGATGACCATAAAACGCGTAAAAAATCAGGTACAGATAACAGGGAAACAGCACCCAATAAGCATGACGCACATCATACCTGTCTGCAAAATAACCATACAAAGGAGGCAGCATAGCATTGCCGCTTAACCCCATGATCATCAGGGAAGCTCCCAATTTAGTGAAACGTCCCAGGCCATCCAGCGCCAGTGGCCAGATACCAGCCCATACCAACGAATTAGCAAAACCCAGCAGCGCTACAAACCAGATGGAGATATCAGTAGTATGTCCCAGCAGTTTTACTTCTCCCCGCATGTAAATAATGCCCAGTGTAAATAAAGCGCCTAATACCGTACAGATACGCAAAGCATTGACCTGACTCAGTATACGCGGGATCGTTATAATGCCCAGCAGATAACCGCAGATGGTGACAAATAACGTATAGGAGGGAAATGTTTTGGCTTCCATCAAGGGAATATGCATGGTGGTGGCATAACCAATAATGGTATCAATAGCTACCACCTGCGTGCCTACATGCAGAAAAATGGCCACAGCTCCGAGTATCAGATGCGGGAATCCAAAAATATTTTTCTTGCCCGCATTGGCCATCGCTACCGCCCCGTCTTCCTGCTCAGTATTAATATCCGGCAAAGGAGAATAACGCACCAGCAACCCCAACATAAACAAGACAGCTGCCACTACAGTATAAGGCGTGATCACTCTGCGGATCAGTTCATCGAGAGCTGCTTCCTTAGCGGCGCCCGTCACATGTTGCAGTTGTGCAAACAAACCGCTGTCAGTAGGCTTTAATATCACAGCAGCAAAGATCAACGGCGCGATAATACCTGCGCCCTTGTTGCAGATCCCCATGATACTGATACGTTGTGCCGCGCTTTCCTTAGGGCCCAGTATCGTGATGTAGGGATTGGCAGCTGTTTGCAATACCGCCAGCCCCAACCCGATGGTAAATAGTCCTAACAGAAACACCTCATAAGTTCGGGTCATTGCTGCCGGAATAAAAATAGCCGCACCCAAAGACATCGTCCAGAAGCCGATCATAATGCCCTTCTTAAATCCCACTGCCTTCAGCAGGTAAGAAGAAGGGACCGACATAATAAAATAGGAAATATAAAAAGCGAAGGCTACAAGGTAAGATTGAAAATTGGTCAGCTCACAGGCAATCTTAAAATACGGTATCAGAATGGCATTCACCCAGGTTACGAAGCCGAAGATAAAGAAGAGCATTCCGATGATCAGGATAGAAATCACGGTATCACGACGACTCATATCAATTACGAATTACGATTTTAGAATTACAAGGTTGGTTCCCATCCTGGCTGGTACTCCCGTTTCCAGTATTGTTGTGCCGCGGCATCATTCAGGATATGCCCGTTGCTGGTATCGATATGCAGGGCATTGCCGGTACGCAGTGCGATATTGCCCAGCTGGCATAACAGTGTACTTTGATAACCACCCAGAATGTCTGCATTCAGTGGAGAGCCTTTACGGATACCTTCAAAGAAATTCTGAATATGCAGCGCATCCAGTGTTTCAGCGGGATTCATCAGATTGCGCGGATCGATGATAACCTGGTTTTTTACTTCTTTTACTACTTTATTCTCCAGATCATAAATCGTATAGGCGTTACCGTCGATTACCAGAGAGCCTTTTTCTCCATAGAAAATAACACCTACAGAGTTACCTTCCACGGTACGCCCGTTACAGCTACGGCCTTCCCAGGTCATGCTGGTATTATTGGGAAACTCCAGCGTGATCACTTGTGTGTCAGGGGTTTCCCAATCATCCTGGTAACGGTAACGGCCCCCCGCAGAGGTAACGCGGCTGGGATATTCCACGCCAAGGCCCCAACGCATGAGGTCAATCATATGGGTGCCATTATTGAGTGCTTCACCGGTACCCCAGTTCCAGAACCAGTGCCAGTTGTAATGGATAAGGTTGTCTTTGAGCGGGCGGCGGGGCGCAGGTCCCTGCCACAGGTCATAGTTGAGCCATGCCG
Encoded proteins:
- a CDS encoding ABC-F family ATP-binding cassette domain-containing protein is translated as MLLTAQHIHFQLPPNRILFDDLHFSLDKNDHAAITGDNGAGKSTLLRILAGQLLPQRGTVTAHAPLYYVPQHFGQFNDRTVAQVLGIDAKIHALNAILEGDTQEQHFEALEDDWDIIARCEQVFDRWGIAYIPLTASFSQLSGGEKTRVFLSGSDLSAPATILLDEPTNHLDKTARAQLYDWVQRSNKALLIVSHDRQLLELCNPIWELSDSRLQIYGGNYTFYEQKKAEETAALQQQIAHAEKTVREARQQQQQAMERQQRENARSQKSRKDGGIPKILMNGRRDQAARTTARIQDVHAEKVAGLQAALDSASAGEQVARIMKGHFSTPPGHKGKILVQAEQLQFAYTDNSPLWPKPLDILVKSGDRLAIAGHNGSGKSTLIRLITGQLPAQQGRLYVAPFRSLVLDQDYSTIDRNKTVWQQAADNNEIQLDEGRLNTVLVRFLFDRDSWDKPCSTLSGGETLRLALCCMTLNSHAPDMIILDEPTNNLDLTNIRMLTQIFAAYQGTLIVVSHDARFLEETGVTETLYLTD
- a CDS encoding M20 metallopeptidase family protein, with the translated sequence MLKEKIRQLANSIQEEAVANRRYLHAHPELSYKEINTAAFIAGKLKELNIPFEPMANTGLVALLSGNKPGDGKVIALRADIDALPIRELNDVPYKSMHDGVMHACGHDVHTSSLLATANILSKMKDDFSGTVKFIFQPAEELIPGGASMMIKEGVLENPRPQNILGQHTMPELPVGKVGFRGGRYMASNDEIFITVKGKGGHGAMPHLGIDPVVIACHIVIGLQQIVSRRANVMLPSVLSFGKMIANGATNVIPDEVRLEGTFRSLDETWRREAHEKIRKMAISIAEGMEGHCHIEIHQGYPVLVNNEKLTDITRAHAAAYLGADNVVDLDIWMAAEDFAYYTHAADACFYRLGVRNESRGIISGLHTATFDADEHALETGSGLMAYLALKTLGN
- a CDS encoding dihydrodipicolinate synthase family protein, encoding MKMIPDLLYSGTVIPAHPLALNQHRQLDEYRQRRLTRYYMASGAGGVAVGVHTTQFVIRDPRVGLYETVLRLAAEEIEVAQLTRPFIRVAGLCGPTAQAADEARIALKYGYHMGLLSLGGLNHLSEGELIAHVRTVSEIIPVFGFYLQPSVGGRILSYRFWEQLVEIPGVKAIKTAPFNRYQTLDVMRAVCHSSRCEDIALYTGNDDNIVADLLTTYRFTVNGREVIKRFAGGLLGHWSVWTSQVIPLFERIKRCILEDYSGAGELLQQGIAVTDMNAALFDPSNAFKGSIAGIHEVLRRQGLMEGIWCLDEAETLSPGQLEEIDRVVAAWPQLTDDNFVKAFLAKETNIVTHA
- a CDS encoding NAD-dependent epimerase/dehydratase family protein; the protein is MSENIQAAVETLLQPSAALVAEMAALEGDILILGVGGKIGPSLAKLAKQAIDKSGVPRKVIGVSRLTEPGLKEQLEQDGIETIAADLMNEEDLAALPDVKNVLYLAGTKFGTTGKEAFTWAMNTYLPGRVAEKYRNSRIVVYSTGNVYPLTPVLAGGADESMAPAPVGEYGQSCLGRERVFQHFSGKYNTPLLVYRLNYANDLQYGVLLEIAKSVRDGKPIDLRMGHVNVIWQGDANEMALRSFTHCAVPAKLLNITGPETAPVRWIAGEFGKIFGKAPVFLHEEEATALLSNAAESFRLFGYPKVSLKEMIGLTAAWMEQGGRTISKATHFQEREGQF
- a CDS encoding glucosamine-6-phosphate deaminase, producing the protein MRSFKTDTLEVQIHPSRIVMGVVAADKVATRIWQLLKEQPFVNIIFAAAPSQQEFLEALILQPGIEWERVNAFHMDEYVGLAADAPQGFGNFLKERIFSRLPFREVFYLDGNAVDTASECSRYAALLQAYPPDIVNMGIGENTHIAFNDPHVADFNDPALVKVVDLDEACRQQQVNDGCFSNITLVPRYALTLTVPALMRGRYIYCMVPGKNKAAAVKHTVHGAIQEQYPSTALRRHPAAILFLDSDSAQQISLSSFNIK
- the nagA gene encoding N-acetylglucosamine-6-phosphate deacetylase: MEQRKYKIVNGHIITPYRIIRNGTLITEGRRILAVSERDVEMPDATVIDAGGQYVSPGFIDLHIHGGGGYDFMDGTVEAFLKVAEKHLEYGTTTMVPTTLSSDRASLLKALEIYEAAHAQNTTGARFAGLHLEGPYVAMSQRGAQDPRYIRNPEEAEYMEVLAASDAVVRWSAAPELPGALPFGRYLRSRGILAAAAHTDAIYEEMLEAYENGYTHITHLYSAMSSVTRRNAFRYAGVVEAAFLIDNMTVEIIADGIHLPAPLLKLVYKIKGPGKTALITDAMRAAGMPPGESVLGGLHNGIKVLVEDGVAKLPDRTSFAGSVATADRLVRTMVQLAEVPLQEAIQMITATPASIAGIDDRKGSLVAGKDADIVFFDEQIQVSTVFIEGEQMYGKETTL
- a CDS encoding sugar MFS transporter yields the protein MSRRDTVISILIIGMLFFIFGFVTWVNAILIPYFKIACELTNFQSYLVAFAFYISYFIMSVPSSYLLKAVGFKKGIMIGFWTMSLGAAIFIPAAMTRTYEVFLLGLFTIGLGLAVLQTAANPYITILGPKESAAQRISIMGICNKGAGIIAPLIFAAVILKPTDSGLFAQLQHVTGAAKEAALDELIRRVITPYTVVAAVLFMLGLLVRYSPLPDINTEQEDGAVAMANAGKKNIFGFPHLILGAVAIFLHVGTQVVAIDTIIGYATTMHIPLMEAKTFPSYTLFVTICGYLLGIITIPRILSQVNALRICTVLGALFTLGIIYMRGEVKLLGHTTDISIWFVALLGFANSLVWAGIWPLALDGLGRFTKLGASLMIMGLSGNAMLPPLYGYFADRYDVRHAYWVLFPCYLYLIFYAFYGHRIRQWTSSIKIQPEKQLHGTEKV
- a CDS encoding Gfo/Idh/MocA family protein; this encodes MGNQRRSWPNVEAAIREVRGGTIGRAYFAKGWYTNNRESIGRGKEIDVPAWLNYDLWQGPAPRRPLKDNLIHYNWHWFWNWGTGEALNNGTHMIDLMRWGLGVEYPSRVTSAGGRYRYQDDWETPDTQVITLEFPNNTSMTWEGRSCNGRTVEGNSVGVIFYGEKGSLVIDGNAYTIYDLENKVVKEVKNQVIIDPRNLMNPAETLDALHIQNFFEGIRKGSPLNADILGGYQSTLLCQLGNIALRTGNALHIDTSNGHILNDAAAQQYWKREYQPGWEPTL